Proteins co-encoded in one Corynebacterium tuberculostearicum genomic window:
- a CDS encoding HAD family hydrolase, whose amino-acid sequence MDGTLTNSEPLWAEATFYLSELLGKRLTPSQRLATVGATFDTTLGICADNAGVTLQPGDSQRYRELMFDYVKRLFASKLEVFPGIASLLKELEADGISMMVTTNTERNVADAAIQVLGREHFVDTICGDEVPAGKPAPDMYREAARRVGADPAKCLVFEDSATGMRAAVDAGCTVIGLPEDNRVEVPAGVTEVSLLRSSRHLEGATASDVYGWFRKISTRQ is encoded by the coding sequence ATGGATGGCACGCTAACTAACTCGGAGCCGCTGTGGGCAGAGGCTACCTTTTACCTTTCGGAGCTTCTAGGGAAACGGCTAACGCCTTCTCAGCGCCTGGCTACAGTAGGCGCGACCTTTGACACCACCTTGGGCATTTGTGCTGATAATGCCGGAGTAACTCTTCAACCTGGTGATAGTCAGCGGTATCGTGAGTTGATGTTTGACTATGTCAAACGGCTTTTCGCCAGCAAGCTGGAAGTCTTCCCCGGCATTGCCTCGCTGCTGAAAGAGCTTGAGGCAGATGGCATATCCATGATGGTCACCACCAATACCGAACGTAACGTGGCAGATGCAGCTATCCAGGTACTAGGGCGCGAGCATTTTGTCGATACCATCTGCGGAGATGAGGTGCCGGCAGGAAAGCCTGCACCAGATATGTACCGCGAAGCGGCCCGCCGCGTCGGAGCTGATCCCGCGAAGTGCCTGGTTTTTGAAGATTCCGCGACTGGTATGCGTGCGGCAGTTGATGCGGGCTGCACCGTTATCGGCTTGCCAGAGGATAACAGGGTAGAGGTCCCAGCAGGAGTGACGGAGGTTTCCCTCCTCCGCAGTTCTCGTCACCTTGAAGGTGCAACGGCTTCGGATGTATACGGCTGGTTTAGGAAGATTTCAACACGGCAGTAG
- a CDS encoding phosphoribosyl-ATP diphosphatase, protein MKNFETLFAELAHKATQRPAGSGTVAALDEGEHHIGKKIIEEAGEVWIAAEYQSDAELAEEMSQLIYWTQVMMLKRGLSPEDIYKYL, encoded by the coding sequence GTGAAGAACTTTGAGACCCTTTTTGCTGAACTAGCCCACAAAGCCACCCAGCGCCCAGCCGGGTCTGGCACCGTCGCTGCCCTAGATGAAGGCGAACATCACATTGGCAAGAAGATCATCGAAGAGGCAGGCGAAGTTTGGATAGCCGCAGAGTACCAATCCGATGCCGAACTGGCAGAAGAGATGTCTCAGCTTATCTATTGGACGCAAGTCATGATGTTAAAGCGCGGATTAAGTCCTGAAGACATTTACAAATATCTCTAA